tgcggctggcatggttggcatgccttgtcgcggagacgtggctggcaaggtgatgcggctggcatgccttggcgcggagacgtggctggtgtggtttgccattgacaaggtagcatgagaattagggtttggcatagatgatgtcggtcattgttaagggttctgccgtggaacatgacacataaaaaaaggtaccctgggaattcttacgtaggcatgctgattggtctaataaatgtgctaatggtcatagtgacgttatGTCAAAtgtgtgcggttttacgattttaaccctaaactaaaaactaccatcaacaacaGTATATAGAACTATTGAAATAACCTAGAATGATGTTGCATTAATCCACAAACCATTTGTTTgttttacgtttttttttttttagtgttaaAGGCTCTCTGCAGGAAGAAGATCTTATGGGCATGAGGGTTGCGTGGTATATGTAGACATAATTAATATTGTTTGTTGCTTGATTAGAACCCGTTAATAGGGTGAAAAGTAGAACAACCCATGTAATCAATATTTATGAGGTGGATTTTATTTATGTGAGGCATTAGGACAATCTACAGTTTGTCGGGGCATTGATTTTAATAGTCTAGCTTTCAAGTCTATTGATTGTCAACTGATGTACTTTTCTCAGTAATGTAATTTCTTACGAGATTTCTGTGATAACCAACGAGTTCCCTTCTTTGTCGACCTGCATTGTTATCAATTTCGTTTCCTATACATTACCTTACCTATTGtgcaatgattttttttatctGTGTTATAGTAAAAGATTCAGCCTGGTGAACAAATAATAATTGTGCACTCATTTCTAAGGCCAGATTTTAAGAATGTAGGGAGATAAATAGTCATTGTTAAGGTGTTTTACGCTCCATTCACCTGTTTGGTGAATCAACTTTTCTTTGTGTTCGGTATATATTGTGTAGTCTTTTCTTATTTGTATTTGTTGAGTCTCATTTATTCAATTCTTTTTACAAGCTCTTATCTCAGCCTAAATAACCATGAATTTGTTATTTCTTTATATCTTTATAGGTACAAGTGTGTTATCTTAGTGTTAAAGGCTCTCTGCAGGAAGATCTTATGGGCATGAGGGTTGCGTGGTATATGTAGACATAATTAACATTGTTTGTTGCTTGATTAGAACCCGTTAATAGGGTGAAAAGTAGAACAACCCATGTAATCAATATTCTAGGCTGAATCTTTTATATCTTTATAGGTACAAGTGTGTTCTTCTCTTGCTGTCTTACTTTTCTGATATCTGGGCACATTAGATTTGTGGCAGGGAGACGATATTCACACGTTATTTTCTAAGAACATCATATGGAGATTTGAACCCCTGCACTGCATCAGTAACGTATATTCCCCTAGATAGTTCACCATTGCTGCTGAGAATATTTTTTCCTCTCCAACTCGAAATGAACAGTGGCTGTTTTCCAGGTGGGATATAGAGGTTTAGCCTCTCGATTGCGCTGTAGCTGATTCCTCTCTATGAAGTTTCACTGAATTCGAAGATCTCTAATCGAGTTGATAACACCTATCTCACCGGTACTGTTTCGTGCAAACCCATAGTAGTGTTTGAAGGCACATGTTTAGTTGTTCTTATCCCTGATATCCAAGCAGTGGCATACAACGGGCACAAAGGATTATACAATCATACCTACATTCCCTGCTGGACTGCGTGTAGAGGtattattttgaaacattgatttattattttattttctcattgaAATCTCATAATATCTTTTCCAAGTTCTTTTGAATGTCTATATCGGCTGTACATTTCCCTTACTTACTGAAGCCTAGATGCTACCGCATTGAATTTTACGGGTTCGTCTGCATTGTTTGAACCTAAGCATGGGATATTGTCACAATGTATTGAATTTTATATTGGTGGATTTTGTTATGATTCTCCTTTGATTTTTATAAAGACAATTAATCTTAGTTTTAGGAGTAAACCTCTTTGACATGATGCACTTGATGTGATTCGGAGGATAAAGACAATGAAAAAGTACATCACATTTCGAATGGTATAGTTACTCGCAGAAGGCGCATGTAACTACCATTATTTAGTTATCTGTAAAAAAGTTTGGTGGTGATTCTTAAATTTCAAAGATCTCTGGTGAAGATATGTATATTCTGCATTGATTAATATTTGTTTCTTTacatgagatatatatatatatgaatacagatattctcaaagatatgtttCCTAAGCTAAAACAGATTCTAACTAGAATACAGAGAAGTTGTGAACAACTACACAAGACTCGGACTGTGAGAAGACCCATTCTGGTGGTTGTGTTGCCACTGACGTGGCACACAATGTGTACACGTccaatacccccctcaagttggagcgggaGGATCATGAGGCCGAACGCCCAACTTGCTGACAAGATGTTTAAAATGATCCACACCAAGCGGTTTAGTAAAGAGATCGGCTAACTGGGCTGCAGAAGGAATGTGAGTTGGTTTGATAAGTCCAGAGATGACTTTTTCGCGAACAAAATAACAATCGATTTCAATATGTTTAGTCCGTTCATGAAATACCGGATTTTCAGAGATGTCAATAGCAGCCTGATTGTCACAATAGACTGGAATGGGTTGCGGAATACTGACACGAAGATCAGAAAATAAATAATGTAACCATTGTATCTCAGAAGTGACCCTAGCTAGAGCTCTATATTCTGCCTCAGCAGAAGAAAGCGAAATagtggattgcttcttggatttcCAAGAAAGAGGACTAGTACCCAACAGAATGAAATAACCCGCAGTAGAGCGACGAGTGATTGGACAacctgcccaatctgaatcagtgTAACCAGCAAGAGAAAGTGAACTAGTAGCAGAAAGAAAAATGCCGTGAGCAACCGTGCCTTTTAGGTAACGAACAACACGATAAGCAGCATCCAGGTGACCAGAACAAGGATGTTGCAAGAATTGACTTAAATAATTCACAGAATAAGTGATATCAGGACGAGTTACCTGAAGATATAGAAGTCGACCAATTAAGCGTCGATAAATACTTGGATCAGAGAGAGGATTACCTGAGGTTGGTAATAATTTTAGATGTTGCTCCATGGGAGAGGCCGCAGGTTTAACACCTAAAAGACCGGAGTCCTGAATAATGTCTAGAATATATTTACGTTGTCCAAGAAAAATGCCATTTGGAGAACGAGAAACTTCAATGCCCAGAAAATATTGTAAACGCCCTAGATTTTTGAGTGAAAATTTGGCTTCGAGTTTTTGTATGAGCTACTGGATAGCCAAATGATTATTTCCTATAATAATGATATCGTCGACATAAACCAAAAGATAAATAGAGATGGCGtcagaatgaaaaagaaaaagtgaaTAATCAGCACGAGACTGGATAAAACCTTCCTCCAGTAAAGCATTAGAAAATTTAGCAAACCATTGACGAGACGCTTGCTTAAGACCGTATAGAGATTTATTGAGTTTATAAACACGAGTTCACCCTTGTTTGAAAACCAGGGGGAAGTTTCATATATATTTCCTCATGGAGATCCCCTTGTAAAAAAGCATTATTGACATCGAGTTGATGGAGAGGCCAATTGAAAATGGCAGCCAGCAATGGATATAAAACACGAACAGTAACTAATTTAGCAACAGGAGCAAAAGTGTCATGATAGTCAATACCTTCCTGTTGTGTGTATCCTTTGGCAACGAGACGTGCCTTACGACGATCAATATCACCATTCGACTTATATTTTTTGAATACCCATTTACACCAATAGCAGATTTTCCAGGTGGAAGAGCGGTCATAGTAAAAGTATCATTATTAAGTAAAGCAGTGTGCTCTTTGACGATGGCATCACGCCATTCTGGATGTTTAATGGCTTCCGTAAAAGAGCGTGGTTCATATTAGAAATAACCGAAGATAGAAAGGCACGATGTTGCGGAGTAAATTTATCAAAAGAAATGTAATTTGTGAGAGGATACAGAGAATTAGACATACCTTGAGAAACAGAACAAACATAATCTTTCAGGTGAGATGGACGAGTATGTGTTCTAGTTGACCTGCGTAAAGTAGTATCGATAGTAGAAATCACTTCAGGAGAAGAACGGCCGGAGAGGTAGATTCAAGAGGAGGTCCAGTCGTATGAAGTATGATATCCAGAATGTGCGTGGGAGGAGTCGAGTCACCACTTGCAAGGAAGGTAAATTAGAGTAATGAATATCGATGACAGAATTTGAAGGAGAAACAGACGTGGAGTCTTCATAGAAAAAATCAGTATCTGTAGAGAGTGGAAGCGCAGTGTCAGAAGTGAATTTAGCATCTTTGAAGGGAACAAATGCTCATGAAAGACAACATCTCTAGATACAAAAGTTGTTTTTGTGGAAATGTCCAAAATGATGTAACCCTTGTGGTTATGAGGATATCCTAAAAAAACACCAGGCTTAGCCCTCGGGTCAAATTTAGAATGAATCTGTGTGTTTCTAGCATAACAGAGACAACCAAAAACACGTAAATGACGATAATTAGGAATAGTACCAAGAAGAACTTCATGTGGAGTTTTATGTTTCAAAATAGGAGTTGGCATTTTATTAATAAGGTAACATGCCGTGAGTAAACATTCGCCCCAATAAGTAAGTGGTAAATGAGATTGAAAACGAAGAGCACGAGCTACGCTGAGAAGATGACGATGTTTGCGTTccacaacaccattttgttgagggGTGGAAACACAACTTCGTTGGTGATGGATGCCATGGGCTTTGAACCAGGATTGCATGTCTTGAGATAAAAACTCAGAACCATTATCAGATTGTACTCTTTGCAATATGGAAAGAAAAGGAATGGATTTACCAGTTGATATTGTATCTATTTTGTGAGAATATTGGGTGAtaacaaaattaagaaaatatttgagaaatttaaaagtttcacTCTTGAGGTGCATGAGATAAACCCACGTACAACGGGAATAGTCATCGACTATGGTTAAGAAATACTTTGCACTAGTGAGTGAAGGTGTCATAAAAGGACCCCAGATATCACAATGAATGAGTTCAAAACAGCGTTTTGAAGACACTGAATTTTTATTAAAAGACAAACGGCTTTGTTTAGCCAATGGACAGACATCACAAAAGGAAGTAGAACTAGATTTAATGTAATCAAAAGTACGACAAAGTAATTTAAAACGATCAAAACTAGGATGACCTAGTCTGCAGTGCCAAACATCGGCAGTTGTTTTATTACATAGGACTCTATTAAATGACTTGGGCGGATGGGCTTGGAGATGATATATGCCAGAGATAAAATCAGCCCGACCAATCACTGCTTTCGTTACACGGTCCTGAAAGAAACAAACATGTTCGAAAAAATAAGCAATGCAATTAGTTTGGCGAGTTAATTGACTCACagagataagattgaacttgaaaTTAGGAATGTGATGTACATTCGACAGTTTTAGCGTAGGCGAAAAAACAACCTCGCCAATATGCTTAACTACGGAGAATGAGCCATCCGGGAGTTGCATGAGAATGGAAGACTGAACAGGTACATAAGATGTAAAATAATGGAGGGAGTTGCAGATGTGGTGCGTTGCACCACTGTCTACAAACCAGGGGTCAACAATAGAGGTGGATAGAATGTTACCTGCGAAATTGGCACGGACATCAGGTTGTGCAGAGTCTGGTGCAGGGTTGATTAAGGCCAAAAGGCGAGCATACTGATCAGCAGACAGAGAGGGAAGAGCGTGTGGTGTAGCAGATGTGTCAGGtgacagagttgcagcagcagcagtcagATGCATACTTGCATTAGCCAAAGGTTGCTGTGAAGAACTGTTGGCAGGGGGAAAACCATGGAGCCTGTAGCACTTGTCTCAAACATGGCCTAGCCTGTTGCAATAGTCGCAAAAGGGACGCTGACGCTTGTTCTGATTGGATGGCGGACGAGAGCTGGACTGAAAATTTCGAGCCGAAGCAAGAGCAGCGACATCAATAGTTGGCAGAGGAGTATGAGTGATATGCTGTTGTTCCTCCTCCTGCTGAACAAGATTGAAGATACGAAGTGCACTTGGGAAGGGATCCATAGTGAGGATCTGACTACGAAGGTTGGAAAACCTGTCGTGTAAGCCCTGCAGAAACTCCATGGCACGTTCTCTTTCGAGTCTTTCAAGCATATGCTTGCCAGCACCACAGATACATGCTTCCGTAGAAGCAACCAGGGAGTCATATTGATCCCAAAGAGTTTTTATTTTGGTATAGTAAAGAGATACAGGCATTGATTCCTGTTTGATTGAAGAAATGGAAGATTTTAAACGAAACAGAATAAGGGAATTGGAGACACAAAACCTGATTTGCAGATCTTTCCAGATAGCATGAGAGTTGGCAGCATACAGGCAGCTAGCCCTGATATCTGGTTGACAAGAGTTTAGAAGCCAACTGCCCACGAGATCATCACATCTCTTCCAGCATTGAAACTGCAATGGATCTGTTGGAGGAGGAAGGGAGCCATCAACGAAACCAAGCTTGCCTTTGGCATTCAGAGACTTGGTGATTCCTCTAACCCATGAACCGTAGTTATCTCCTTGTAAAAGAGGAGAGGATAGCACAGTTGCGGGATTATCACTAGGATGAATGATATAAGGGTCTAGAGTTCTAGGAAGAGCTGAAGGATTGGGAAGAGGTTCAGTGTTTTGGGAAGAAATGTTGTCATGCActggagagttgggagaagatggAGTAGATGCAGACATGATGAAAAAAAATATTGATGCACTGGAGACTGCAGAGATGAAGCGGAAGGGAAGAACCTAGGATCTACAAGGATACCATCTTAAATTTCAAAGATCTCTGGTGAAGATATGTATATTCTGCATTGATTAATATTTGTTTCTTTacatgagatatatatatatatatatgaatacagatattctcaaagatatgtttCCTAAGCTAAAACAGATTCTAACTAGAATACAGGGAAGTTGTGAACAACTACACAAGATTCGGACTGTGAGAAGACCCATTCTGGTGGTTGTGTTGCCACTGCCGTGGCACACAATGTGTACACGTCCAATAGTGATTAACTGATTGTCAGGCTATTCGAGACAGAAagcatacttttttttttaacccgaGAAAAAATGAATTGTGTGGCAATGAAAATTGATGAGCTGAAAGTATTTTCTGAGAAGCTAGAGACTAATTTGAAAACTGTCAGAAAGGATTTATTCAACCTGTTTGAGGACGACAGAGAATATGGAAATGGGATTTCAAGATGTTGTCCGAGggaatgaggtgattgatattatgtTAGTGAGGGTTATCATGCAAGAAAACTATGAAATGCTTTCAGAGGGTCAGTGGAAAAGTATGTAACATAAGGGTTAGTTAGTAATGAATATGCATGTTGTCATTTActctttgattgtgttgaaacaATGAAGATTGAAATGGAAATTAAAATAATGAACTTAAACAATCCAcgtttcccttttcttctttgagtgcactttatcttctttctttttttcctacAATATTTTAGTTTATCTCATTCAATTGGAGACGATGGCAAAAGTGCAGCTGTATTTGTTTTCACGTTTTGGTTggaaatttattttcattttgggtTATACGGTATAAGATTCCGCAACATGATAAACTTGATCCAAGTTGCACATAGTCAAACTTATTGTGAGATTCGGAGGAGTTTAGTGCAAATCACGCGGTGGACAGAGCAAGGATACAAACCATGGATGGATTCCGCAACGACAAGCTAGACGAGTCAAGGAAATTGTTATTGACTACGTTACAAATTCTTGAATCCACACAACTACTAAAGAAAATTGCTAAAGATATTGATGAAATTAGAGTCATGATGAATCTCCATTAATTATCAACAACTAACCAAAATATATCACATTGCCAAAGCACACCTGGATTCAGAAAGTATCATTCAATTGTACCTGCGTTGCATTTAGTTAGTCTTATCAACAGAGTGGGATCAATAATAGTGAACATCAAGGATGTTATATCCATCATAGAGACATAGTTAAGCAACGTTGAACGTGCTAGAAGAGATCGGCAACAAAAGTTGATAACTATGGAAGCAAAGATAACGACTCTACCATTGTTGTTTATCTTCGCCTTATCTCTGCAGTTTTGGGAGAATCTACTAACGCCATTCTTCATCATCTTATACAACAATGAATGATATAAGAAAAAGTAAACTATTTGAAAGTTATTTATTCGTTTTCAAAAATGGAAGGGTAAATTACACACATTCAATAGTTTTCTCATTTTATGTGCTACTATTTGAAAGTGATTGCACAATTTTGTAATATCGGGTACCCCTGAGTTGTTTTCAGTGCCAAAGGCCCGAAACAAGCAAAAATTAATATATCCCTAAACCGCCCGGGCCGTACGTCACGGGTCATTTTCTAGTTTCTGGACATTTATAAATCGTTCAACGTGCTTatgtccattttcatgttcaattttgttaaagACCGACATGAGTTGGGACCAAAGCTCTTCCTTGCATGGTCTTCTTAGTAAGCTATCTCTTGCTCTTGTTTATGGATCGCAAATGCAGCCATGCAGGGTTTGCACAGAACTTACATGATTATTACCAGATCTTTATGGACTTCAGCCTTGCTAGTCATACTGGCTCTCTTTGGGGCTTGCTCCATCATTAATAGGTTTACTCGTATCTCTGTGGAACATTTCTGTCTGCTTATTGCTGATGCTCTTTATGCAGGAAGCCATTAGAGTAAGAAAAATGAATCACAAAGTTTTCTATGAATATTTCGCATCACTTGATTTTTACTTGTGATATAGGGGATTATTGATGAACTTCGAGTACCAAAAAGAGAAAATCCAAACCCACCAGAGTTTAGTCCATCATGGAGTTTAATCCAACTATTTCATATATATGTTCCAGCCACGTTCCACATAGTATCCTTAGACGGCTCTAGAGCCCAAGTTTGAGACTGGGTGTATGGTGTAGCTTGATAACTTAAGGGTATCCCGTCATATATAATTTGCTATTCCATTCTAGAAAGAGCAGAGTAGTAAGCCAGTAACTTTGTTCTGATTTAAGTGAAATATCGATCCGCACCTGCTGACCTGCAAAGCTGAATTCAAGTAGCTACAGAGACACTCTGAAAGGGATGTTATTGTGAATACCCTTAATTTGGTATCACAACCAAATGAAAGAAACGATATATCAACAGATAGAATGAGATATAAACATAAAATCATTGCAAAATTAAGTGCAGTAAAGTAAAATAGAACACAATaatatacgtggttcgacagaatgtctacatccacgggtaaAAGAGAGTTAAGGTTTTCATTCATCCTTGCTCAGTTCCAACGGGACTTATCAAAAGAGGGAAGTGCAGAGAGTTTTTAggtcgagagagaagagaagtcGTCCCCCTTTCAGACCTAATCGTCAGGCTTTTAAGGGGAAAATATCTTCCGCCAAATGACATGTTTATCCTTAGCTTAATAATGAAGCAGGCTTGCAAATGATTCGGTGTGTGCTGTTGTACAATTATATCCAGCTGCGGCTTCTGATTGTCCTCCACGTGTCAATACAGATTATAgtgtatacaatttgccccttttcttgagggttgttGGTGAACAATCCTTGAGAAAAATCACTTCCACCTTGTTTGTCATTGCATCGGTTGTTGTTTCCTTTAGATGCCCCCTTGTCGAAAGGTTTTTGCGCTCTTCGTGGAAGAACTTCGGTAAAGAATATATTACGAcaaagtattaatacttgcccCTATTCTTTACCGGAATTCAGAAACATCTCTTGTATCCTTGCTCCCCATTGAGGATTTCATGCCCCATTCTGAGTTATTTATCCTTCATCGTTCAATGCTTGTTTTCCTATTGGCAACGTGGAATCCATCTGTACGAATGGTCTTCGTTGGAGCACTTGGAAATTTTACGTTTCTTGGCTTGTTCTTTGTTGGCATCGAGTTGATAACACTCCATAACGTTAGCTTAGCTGTAGCAGCATTCAACAACCGTAATACAGGCAGTGGCATCGTCTCTTCCGTATAGCAATGTCGGCGGTATGTATACCATAGTGAAAACACGTCAGCAGTAACGCCGCGTTCAGACCAACAGCTCGCACGTCCACCTTTCCATGAGAATTTTTACAACGAGGACCTCAGCGGATACAAGGCAATGGTGATGCTTCGTTCATGAAGAAGCACGAATAATGGATATAGGTAATCGAAGTGACAA
This DNA window, taken from Papaver somniferum cultivar HN1 chromosome 3, ASM357369v1, whole genome shotgun sequence, encodes the following:
- the LOC113360531 gene encoding uncharacterized protein LOC113360531, with the translated sequence MSASTPSSPNSPVHDNISSQNTEPLPNPSALPRTLDPYIIHPSDNPATVLSSPLLQGDNYGSWVRGITKSLNAKGKLGFVDGSLPPPTDPLQFQCWKRCDDLVGSWLLNSCQPDIRASCLYAANSHAIWKDLQIRFCVSNSLILFRLKSSISSIKQESMPVSLYYTKIKTLWDQYDSLVASTEACICGAGKHMLERLERERAMEFLQGLHDRFSNLRSQILTMDPFPSALRIFNLVQQEEEQQHITHTPLPTIDVAALASARNFQSSSRPPSNQNKRQRPFCDYCNRLGHV